Below is a genomic region from Hevea brasiliensis isolate MT/VB/25A 57/8 chromosome 3, ASM3005281v1, whole genome shotgun sequence.
tgtccCCCATCGTCCCTCTCTCTTCTTCTCCCAGTCTCCTTCTCTCGCCATCCTCTCTGCAAACCACCCGCATTCTACAAAAATACAGTCCAGGGCAGACCTTCCCTCCTCCTCCCccacaaaatttattttttcaaaaaaataaatgtattataatttttaactCTTTATCTAGTTTTAGGGTCATATAAGTGGACGCTTGgctccttcaatttttttttaaataaatacatTACCATATTAACTTAATCTAAAAATGATAAATGTATACAAAATATACAGGTCtggaaaaacaaaaaattattatattatcataataataataataattagtatattataataatattatattatataaaaattaataaaaattattttataaaaatattaaaattacgaATACATATAACGAGTATAGAAAACATAcaatatatattttgaaaaaaactagtagatataaaattttaattctattcaatcacaaatattttatatgttataaatttataacttttttttttaatattagtaATTGATAACTTTTATATTTACACACTTTATTTTCGTACAATAAAATTCAAGCTTAATTAAATTTgacttataatatatattttttctttttttactatatttttgtgTGTTCTTTTTTATCCAACAGGTAAATCCATTTGTAcgtctttaaattttttaaatttttatatgtcATATTTATTATTCTTACGAGAATAATTACACGTAAATGtaataactaaattttttttattattatcaatttcaaatgaaatcaatatccttacaaattcaataatatttatatatgttaAGATAGATTAATTTTCCTATTTTTTGAACATTTCACAGGTATCCCAACTCAAAAGACCGGGATTAATTTTATTCACACTGGGTCgatttttctattttttcatATTTCATATTGATACATTTTATAATGTTTGGGataattaatatcatttttatataaaaaagtaCATTTACATGTTATtgtgtgaaattttaattttttttattctatttaatttaaatatagattaattataatttattaatatttttatgtgcCTGAACatattttttatgtttaatttattagCTAATCTTGATTAGATGTTGATTTTTACCATACGgttataagaaaatctaattatatttttacatatatttatataaaaatttattctcctttcaattaattaaaataatattaaaattaatattttaatttaaataattaaatataatatttataatattataataatattatattatataaaaaattaataaaaaaattatatataaaaaattaaatggcGAGTATGTATAATAAGAATAATAACAATAACGTACATACATTgcggaaaaaaaaattattttaaaggaaTACCAAAGAATTAATcatcaaattttattataatttaattaataattattttaattacacTTTTGTTGCTTCACTAAGTCTTTTTGAATGCTCCCAAGTcttattttatttgtaatattattcacatatatatttaattaaaaaataatattaataaatttaatcatgcttaaattatatttttaatttattttttatacatttttttttgaaaataactATTATTCAATAAATTTATAATCTATTTTAAGGAAACTTTTTAACTATTGAATGTAatattatgttattttatataattatttatattatatcaATTGCTATTTCAGACTTTTAGTAATGCAAATAGTttgtaatattatattataatagatgttaaaaaaatatataaaaaaaaactaacCAGTAAACTCTAAATCTACTTAGGCTAAATATGAAACCTTAAAATAATGGAGAGAATATGATCTCAGTGTTGGGGGGAAAACATCTATTATTAATGGATGCAAATGTAAAGAGAGAAATCTAGACTGTCTAGAACAAATACatattttaatggttaattaaaaaaataacaataaaataataaaataaatttaaaaaaaaaatctgagaTAGCCACCGATGGCAGCTGAAGAAAGACATctaaatggaaaaagaaaaaaggagaaGAGAACAGAGGAGAGGAGAAGAAATTTATGACTTGGTTTTCAAAAGCAAAGGAAACGACAGAATTTGGTTGATTAGGTCCTGAGTTGGGTGGTTAATAATACTTGATGGACACAAGTTTGCATGGTAAACAAGGCACTGAATATTTGAATGTAAGCCGAAGCCAAAATTCATTGTGTGCTAAAGGCAGTAAGGCTATTTTAGAAACTGTGGTGATTAGCCAAGGCTCATCAACTCTAAAATTTTGTGTGAAAGGTGTGCACTTGCATTGCAATGCCAATTACATATAACCCTAATTTCAGCCACAGCTACAAAAGCCAGAAGGAAACttcattatttattaaaaaaaaaaaattctaatttccTACTTTCTTCCATTAAAACCCATCATAATGCAAGAAATCAATTATCTAAATGAGgtcttaatttaataatttaattgtgtgtgttaataattaattctacaaagttAGAATTTCACCAAAGTTGATAGTTTTCCAACTGACAGAATCGTGTTGAACATATTATATGGATACACACATTTAAGAAATCTTCAACATGGTAGCATCCTCTGCAGAAGTTTGAAGTATCATTATTTCTAAATATATGTTGTCCACTTTATCATGAGAACTGAGAAATAAAGAAAATGCATCAGAAAGAGTATAAACTCTGTCTATTTGATGGATTTCTTGTCAGTGAGATATTTCCCAATAGTTTCTGCCATAAGCTCAAAGTGCTTGATGGAGACGAAAGAAGCGAGCTCAGGTTTGGTGTCATCTATCTCATACTCTACCGTGGATCTGATAATGCTTGATTTAGCATCCTTCTCAATGATCTCCAAGCGACAacgaaaaagatcaaagccaagATCTTTGTAACCTCCTTCTATGAGTTCTGTTTCCTTCACACGATTATCATCATCAATCTTTGTAAATATTTCCTTCAGGTAACCAATTCCAGGAGTTCCTAACAGGATCACCAAATTGAAAGTGTCTCAGGGTTAACAATTAAATGAGTTGCAAATGAATGACACACATGTTTGTCTTGCAAAAGGAAACAACGTGTAACTTTCTTTTGTGAGGTAGGGAGATGAGAAGGGAAATTATAAGACCCAATGTCCCAGAGGACATTAGCAGCTAAATTAAATCTAAAAGTAAACAATATAATGACAAATTCTATCTGCAATACCAATATAAAAATTGGCCCCAAGAATTGCAGTGCAACAGATCCAACAACAAGACAAcaagttattatactcggctctGTTTTGTTCTCATCAAAGCATTTGAACAGCACCAACATCATAAAATGGGATGTACAAGAACTGGAGCATATACTCAATAGCCTAATCTTGAAGAAATTTTAGGCAAGGGGAAGGCCATAAAAttaacaatttcaagaagttgttaagtattatcata
It encodes:
- the LOC110647182 gene encoding norbelladine synthase, whose product is MRGQQSVETPVGVPATIVWDAYRGLELGRLVDQLLGDVIGKVEVVQGDGGVGTIIKLTFPPGTPGIGYLKEIFTKIDDDNRVKETELIEGGYKDLGFDLFRCRLEIIEKDAKSSIIRSTVEYEIDDTKPELASFVSIKHFELMAETIGKYLTDKKSIK